GCACACACCGTTTTTCAATGGGTATCGACCGCAGTTTTATTTTCGAACGACAGATGTGACGGGGGTGGCGAAGTTAGCGGAGGGAGTGGAGATGGTGATGCCGGGGGATAATGTGAGTTTGGAGGTAGAGTTGATTACTCCGATCGCGATGGCAAAGGAATTGCGATTTGCGATACGGGAAGGTGGAAGAACCGTGGGGGCAGGAGTTATTACCGAGGTCCTGGATTAGAAGTTTTACCGTCGTCCAAAAGAAATAACCTCTGGTGGTTAATTTCTAACAGAGGGTGATGACCAAGAGGGAAAAATGCGAGATATTATTACATTAGCCTGCAATGACTGTAAGGAACGCAATTATTCTACAATGAAAAATAAAAGGAACACCCCTGACCGATTGGAGCTTAAAAAGTACTGTAATCGTTGCCGGAAGCATACAGGACACAAAGAAATTAAATAAAGGGAGCGCGGGTTTAATTTAGAGTTTAGGAATTGAAGGCCAGTAGCTCCAATTGGCTAGAGCAGCGGTCTCCAAAACCGCGGGTTGTGGGTTCGAATCCCTCCTGGCCTGCCATTTAATCAATTGGGGATAATGAAAACCTTGGGGCAAGGGCGGTTTTAGAAAAAAAGATGGTGGATTTTTCCATTACTTGTTTAACCGGCCATAGAGGAAAATGATTAAAAAATTCTTTTCATCCATTGTTGAGTTTTTGAAGGAAGTAAAAGCGGAATTGAAAAAAACCTCTTATCCTACACAGAAGGAAACCATCGGATCAACCACCGTGGTTTTGATTTTCGTTGTTATTATGTCGGTCTTTCTTGCTGTGGTGGATCGGGTCCTTTCTGATCTGGTTAAAGCGGTGATAGGAATTTAATTCCCTTATGGAGAAACAGGTGATGGAAAAAAATTGGTATGTAATTCATACGTATTCCGGTTTTGAAGGAAGAGTAAAGGCCACCATTGAAGAAAAAGCAACTAGTTTAGGGCTTCAGGATAAAATTGGTCAGGTTTTGATTCCGACAGAAAATGTGGTTGAGATTCGAGAGGGAAAAAAAAGGTTTTCTACAAAAAAGTTTTTCCCCGGATATGTATTGGTGGAGATGGAGTTCTCGGATGATACCTGGCAATTGATAAAAAATACCCCTAAGGTCACCGGGTTTGTCGGAGGTGGAGAAAAACCCGCTCCCCTGTCTCCTGAAGAAATTGAGACCCTGTTAAAACAGATCGACACGGGCACCGCGGTTTCCCGGGAAAAGGTGCAATTTGAAAAGGGTAACAACGTTCGGATTATTGATGGCCCTTTCCTTGGTTTTAATGGGGTGGTCGATGAAGTTAACCAAGATCAAAATAAGGTAAAGGTTTTGGTCAGTATTTTTGGGAGGTCCACTCCGGTAGAGCTTGGATTTAACCAGGTTGAAAGTCAATAAAGCGGATTTAATAAATTTCTGCGAAAACAATATTAATATGTTCAAAATAAAGTAGGGGACAAAAATGGCAAAAGAAATCACCGGAATGATTAAATTACAAATACCCGCGGGAAAGGCAAATCCTGCTCCCCCAGTGGGACCTGCTTTAGGACAAAGAGGTGTCAATATTATGGATTTTTGCAAGGCGTTCAATGCAAAAACCCAGCAACAGGAAGGAACCATTATTCCGGTGGTGATCACCGTTTATTCGGACCGTTCTTTCTCTTTTATTTTGAAAACTCCCCCTGCTTCCGATTTGTTAAAAAAAGCGGCAGGGATCATTAAAGGATCCCCTACCCCAAATCGGGATAAAGTGGCGTCTTTATCTTCCAAGCAGGTTGAGGAAATTGCACGGACCAAATTGCCGGATTTAAATGCGGTGGATGTTGAGGGAGCTGTCAAAATTATTGAGGGGACTGCCCGAAGCATGGGGATTCAAATTACCCCTTAAAGATGGGGGTTCAAAAGAGCTTTTTAAGCCATTTAAATTTTAGGATCAGTAAGGTTATCTAATTGTTTGAGGAGTCGGAATGAGCAAAAGGTTTGAAGGAGCAAAATTAAAAGTTGAGAAAAAACCAATAGACCTTTCCGCGGCCTTGTCCATGGCCAAAGATTTGAGTTCCGTGAAATTTAACGAGTCTGTGGATTTAGCCGTCCGCTTGGGGGTAAACCCCAAATATTCAGACCAAATGGTGAGGGGGGCTGTTGTATTGCCTCACGGAACGGGAAAAAAGGTGAGGGTTCTCGTATTTGCCAAAGGGGAAAAGGAAAAAGAAGCCCAAGAAGCCGGGGCCGATTTTATTGGGTCTGAAGATTTAGTGGAACGGATCAATCAAGGGTGGCTTGATTTTGACGCCACGGTATCGACTCCCGATCTTATGGGTTTGGTGGGAAAATTAGGAAAAATTTTAGGTCCCAGGGGTTTAATGCCCAATCCAAAAATCGGAACCGTGACCTTTGATGTCTCCCGGGCAGTGAAGGATATTCGTTTAGGAAAAGTGGAATACAAGGTTGAAAAAGCGGGAATCGTTCATGCTCCCATCGGAAAAGTGGCCTTTGAAGCACAACAACTTTTTGAAAATGCCCTAGCGGTATTGGAGTCAATCGTCAAAGCAAAACCCTCTACAAGTAAGGGAACCTATTTGAAAAATATTACGGTTTCTTCCACGATGGGGCCTGCCATACCCGTGGACCTTACCACCCTGAATAAACTCTTAGACCAGGGGTAAGTAAAAAGACAAGGGGTTTCAATAAATGAAGCAAAATTTTTAAGGAAAGGGAAGAAAATTGAATCGAGAACAAAAAAATACATTGGTTTCCGAATTTAATCAGAAATTTTTGGAGGCGAACCTTGCCATTCTTACTGATTACAGTGGCCTGACGGTAGAGGAATTTACCTCCCTTCGTCGAGAACTTAGGCCGAATCAATGTGAATTTCGCGTGGTCAAAAACACTCTAGCCAAGCGAGCCCTTACCGGGACGCCCTTTGAAGATGCCCAGGCCCATTTGAAAGGTCCTGTGGCCGTTGCTTTTGGTTTTGGAGATCCGGTGGCCTCTACCAAGATTCTTTCAAAGTTTTCGAAAACCCAAAAGAAATTAAAAATTAAATTTGGAATTATTGAAGGACAGGTATTAGATTCGAAAGGGGTTGAGACAGTTGCGTCCCTCCCCAGTCGGGAGGTTCTTCTTGGGCTCGTGGTCAACCGAATGCAGAGCCCTATATATGGAATGGTTGGTGTGTTGAGCCAACTGGTAAAAAAATTCGGTTATGTTCTTTCCGCGGTTAAAGAAAAAAAGGAGGGTGAGAATACGTAACCTTCTGGTTCCTTGAAGGAGAAATGCAACGCTCATTGTTAAAAATAAGACCGTTTGGCCTTATGATTAGAATCGAGAAAGGAGAAAGCAGTGAAGAATGAAGAAATTTTGAAAGCGGTAGGAGAAATGCCGGTAATGCAATTAGCCGACCTCATCAAGTTGTTTGAGGAGAAATTTGGTGTCTCCGCAGCGGCTCCGGTGGCCATGGCAGGGATGACTTCAGCGGCGGGTTCGCCGGGAGCCCCCGCGGAAGAAGAAAAAACCAGCTTTGATGTGGTGTTAACCAGTGCTGGCGATAAAAAGATCCAGGTGATTAAAGTGGTTCGTGAATTAACTAGCCTGGGACTAAAGGAAGCCAAAGACCTGGTTGAAGGCGCCCCAAAGCCTTTGAAGACGGGAGTGACTAAGGAAGAATCTGAGACCCTGAAGAAGAAAGTAGAGGAAGCCGGTGGAAAAGCGGAGATAAAATAGGCCACGGTCTGGGAAAGGGCCTTGCACCCTAATTTAAGATTTTCTCTGAAACTTAAGTAAATAGGGTATGAGTGCTTGACTAAAGAAGCCAAGGGGAGTGGGCGTAGAGAAATTCTAAGGATCTTTGAAATAAAGGGGAGTCTCTTGAAAACACTTTATCCTAATTTCGAACCAGCACAAAGGAGAAGAGGATGATCAGTACTAAATCAGAGAATGCAAGGGTAAGGGTGGATTTTTCTAAGATCCACACCCAAATTGCCATTCCGAACCTGATTGAAATTCAAAAAGGTTCCTATGAGAAATTTCTCCAAAAGACTGTTGCTCCAGAGCGACGAGAAGATACCGGATTGCAAGCCTCATTTACGAGTGTTTTCCCTATCTCCGATTATAATGATAGCGCTGTTTTGGAGTATTTAGATTACTCCATGGGGACTCCAAAATATGACACCCGTGAGTGCCTTGAACGAGGGATGACCTTTGCGGTTCCCTTAAAAATAAGGGTTCGGTTGATTGTATGGGAAATGGAGGAGAAGGGTTCAACCAAGAAAGTCAAAGATGTTAGGGAGCAGGAGGTTTACCTGGGTGAACTTCCACTGATGACTGAAAATGGAACCTTTATTATCAACGGGACCGAGCGGGTCGTAGTTAGCCAACTTCATCGTTCACCTGGGGTTTCATTCACGCATGATAAGGGAAGAACCCATGCCAGCGGGAAGGTTCTTTTTTCTGCTCGTATAATCCCCTATCGAGGTTCCTGGCTGGATTTTGAATTCGATGCGAAGGATCTTCTCTATGTCAGGATTGATCGGAGAAGGAAAATTCCTGCGACCATACTCCTGAAATCTTTTGGATATTCCACCGAAGACCTTTTAAAAATGTATTATCCCATCGAGGAAGTGACTATTACCAAGGGAAAATTTTTCCGTACCATTGATCCCGAAATTCATGGAGGAATTAAAGCGCCCATAGACATTCGGGACAAAAAGAGTCGGGAAATTATTGTTAAAGAAGGCAATAAGATCACAAAAGTCTCACTCAAACGGATTAAATCGGGGGGGATGAAAGAAATTCCATTTCCCAATGGTGAATTAATCGGTAGGGCGGTTCTCAATGATGTGGTGGACCCCAGTACAGGTGAAATTTTAATAGAGCGAAATAAGGAAATAACCGAGGAAATTATCCACAAACTGCTTTCTAGCCAAGTTCAAACTTTTTCACTTTTATATATTGATAATATTCATGTTCTGCCTGTGATTCGGGATACCCTTTCCGCAGAGAAAGTCGGCTCTGTTGACGAAGCCATGGTTGAAATTTATAAGAGGTTGAGGCCGGGGGAGACTCCCACGGTGGAAACCGCAAGACTCCTTTTTGAAAACCTCTTTTTTAACACCAAACGGTATGATCTTTCTCCTGTTGGCCGACTGAAATTGAATGAAAAACTTAAGTTGGATCTTCCCCTGGATAAAAGAACCTTAACGCCACAGGATATTGTGGAAGTGGTGCGGTATTTGGTTAACCTGAAAACCGGGAAAGGAGAAATAGATGATATTGATCATCTCGGAAATCGAAGAGTCCGTTCGGTTGGAGAACTGCTTGAGAATCAGTTTCGAATTGGATTGGTCCGAATGGAAAGGACCATTAAAGAACGGATGAATCTTCTCGATATTGAAACCGCTTTGCCTCATGATTTGATCAACGCAAAGCCTGTTACCGCGGTGATTAAAGAATTTTTCGGAAGTAGTCAGCTCTCACAATTTATGGATCAAACTAATCCCCTGGCTGAAATTACACATAAGCGGCGTTTATCCGCATTGGGTCCTGGGGGTTTAACCCGGGAGAGAGCTGGTTTTGAAGTCAGAGATGTTCACCCCACCCATTATGGGCGGATCTGCCCCATTGAAACACCGGAAGGCCCTAACATTGGTTTAATCACCTCTCTTTCAACCTATGCACGGGTGAACGAATTTGGTTTTGTGGAATCTCCTTACCGGAAGGTTCAAAATGAAAGGGTGACCGATGAGATACAATTCCTCTCTGCGATTGAAGGGGAGCGGCATACCATTGCCCAAGCTAATTCAAAAATCGATAGTAAAGGGAAACTGATTTCCGAAGTCATTTCTGCGCGTTTTGGTGGGGATTTTATTACGATTTCTCCTGATAAAGTGGATTTTATGGATGTTTCTCCAAAACAGATTGTCAGTGTAGCGACGGCGCTTATTCCTTTTCTTGAGAATGATGATGCCAACCGTGCCTTAATGGGATCCAATATGCAACGACAGGCAGTGTCTTTAATGCGGAGCGAGGCTCCTTTGGTGGGAACGGGAATGGAAGATATTGTCGCGCGGGATTCTGGTTATGCGGTTTTAGCGCGGCGTCCCGGGCTGGTAGAGAGCGTGGACGCAACCCGTATTGTTGTCAAAGCAGATTCAACCAAAAAAGAAAAGCCAAGCGGGGAAGCGGAATCGATGCCGTTAGATGTTTACGCTTTGATTAAGTTCCAACGCTCCAATCAAAATACTTGTATTAACCAGAAACCCATTGTTCGTGTGGGTCAAAAGGTAAAGAAGAGCGAAGTTTTGGCAGATGGGTCCTGTATTGATCAAGGAGATTTGGCTTTAGGGAAAAACGTTTTGGTCGCTTTCATGCCCTGGGGTGGTTACAATTTTGAAGATGCCATTTTGGTAAGCGAGCGATTGGTTCGAGAGGATGTGTTTACCTCTATTCATATCGAAGAATTTGAGATCGAATCAAGGGATACCAAACTGGGAAAAGAGGACATAACCCGAGATATTCCGAATGTCGGAGAAGACGCATTAAAGGATTTGGACGAAAGCGGCATTATTCGAATAGGGGCAGAAGTCAAACCCGGTGATATCCTGGTTGGAAAGGTGACGCCTAAAGGCGAAACCCAACTTACCCCCGAGGAAAAGCTTCTCAGGGCCATTTTCGGAGAAAAAGCCGGTGACGTGAAGGATGCTTCCCTGGCGGTCCCCCCTGGAGTAGAAGGGATTGTTGTGGATGTTAAAATCTTTTCCCGGAAAGGGGTGGATAAGGATGAGCGGACCAAGACCATTGAAAATGAGGATATTCTTCGACTCCAAAGGGATCATCAAGATGAATTAAGAATTATTGATGAAGAAAAAACCATTAAAATTCGAAAGCTGTTGGGTGGAAAAATCGTTGCCAAGGATTTGGTCGATCCGGAAACCGGAGAGATGACCTTAAAGAAGAAAAAGAAAATTGAAGAGGAAATGCTAGCCAAGCTTTCAGATGATGACTTAAAAAATATTACTCTGAGTGAACCCGAGGAGCAAGAGAAAATCGACGAAATTGAGCGATTTGCAAAGGAACAAATTGAAATCTTGCAGACCATATATGATGAAAAAGTGGGCCGCCTTAAAAAAGGAGATGAGCTTCCCCCGGGTGTGATTAAACTGGTGAAAGTTTATGTTGCCATGAAAAGGAAATTGTCCGTGGGAGATAAAATGGCGGGGCGCCACGGAAACAAGGGGGTCGTATCAAGGATTATGCCCGAAGAGGATATGCCTTATCTTCCGGATGGTACGCCAGTGGACGTGGTCTTAAACCCCTTGGGGGTTCCTTCACGAATGAATGTGGGTCAGATTCTTGAAACCCATCTCGGCTGGGCCATGAAAGCCTTGGGGCAGCATGCCTCTTCTCCGGTTTTTGATGGGGCCACCGAAAAAGAGATTAAAGATATGCTTAAAAAGGCACAGCTTCCCCAATCTGGGCAAACCAAATTGTTTGACGGGAGGACGGGTGATCCTTTTGATCGCGAAGTGACAGTGGGTTATATGTATATCATGAAACTCCACCACTTAGTTGATGATAAAATTCACGCCCGGTCCATTGGGCCATATTCTTTGGTTACTCAACAGCCATTAGGAGGGAAAGCTCAATTCGGGGGACAACGGTTGGGTGAAATGGAAGTGTGGGCCCTTCAGGCCTATGGGGCCGCTTCAACCTTGCAAGAGTTTTTAACCGTAAAATCCGATGATGTTCCAGGGCGTTCCAGAATTTATGAGGCCATTGTAAAAGGGGAAAACTTTTTAGAGCCCGGACTTCCCGAATCTTTCAACGTTCTGATTAAAGAACTCCAGAGTCTAGGACTTGATGTGGAATTAATGAAGTCAAAGGATTAACGGTTCAGGGTAATTTTATGGAAAATTCGGGTTGCACGCTTATTTTAAGTACTAACCATCCTTGGAGGAGAAACCTTGGAAAATCTATATAGCCTCTTTGAGAAACCAAAAGATTTAATATCCTTTGATGCGATCCGTATCCGTATTGCCTCACCAGAAAAAATTCAGTCTTGGTCTTATGGAGAAGTGAAAAAACCTGAGACCATTAATTACCGTTCATTTAAACCAGAGCGGGATGGCCTTTTCTGTGCAAAAATTTTTGGCCCTACCAAAGACTGGGAATGTAATTGTGGAAAATACAAGCGGATGAAACATCGGGGGGTGGTTTGTGACAAATGTGGGGTTGAAGTTATCCAATCCAAGGTGCGCCGAGAGAGAATGGGCCATATTGAATTAGCTTCACCCGTTGCCCATATCTGGTTTTTGAAAGGTTTGCCTAGCCGAATTGGAAATCTGTTAGATATGACGTTGAAACAATTGGAGCGGGTTCTTTATTTTGAAAGCTATGTTGTCAGTGACCCTGGAAGCACTCCGTTGAAGGAAAAAGAACTCCTTTCGGAAGAAAAATATCGAAATTTGGTCGCGGAATATGGGAATAGTTTTCGTGCTGAAATGGGTGCCGAGGCGATTCGGGAACTTCTCCGCAAAATTGATTTGGATGCTCTTTGGGAAGAAATAAGAATCAAGGTTTCGGATGCAAACTCAAGCGCGGTTAAGAAAAAACTAACCAAACGTCTTAAGGTAGTAGAGGCCTTCCGAAAATCCGGAAATAAACCCGAATGGATGATAATGGATGTTATTCCGGTGATTCCCCCCGAATTGCGACCTCTTGTTCCTTTAGATGGGGGGCGTTTTGCAACCTCTGATCTAAATGATCTTTACCGCCGGGTGATCAACCGCAATAACCGGTTGCAGCGTCTTATGGAGTTAAAAGCCCCTGGGGTCATTATTCGAAATGAAAAACGGATGCTTCAGGAGGCTGTTGATGCCCTATTTGATAATGGGCGACGGGGAAGAGCTATTCGGGGTCCCAACAAACGGCCCCTAAAATCACTCAGCGACATGTTAAAGGGTAAACAGGGTAGGTTTAGACAAAACCTTTTAGGAAAAAGAGTGGATTATTCAGGGCGGTCAGTGATCGTGGTAGGTCCTGAATTAAGGTTACACCAATGTGGCTTGCCTAAAAAGATGGCTTTGGAATTGTTCAAACCCTTTATTTTTAATAAATTGGAAGAAAGAGGGTACGTGACCACCATCAAGAGTGGAAAAAAGATGGTTGAAAAAGAAAGGCCGGAGGTATGGGACGTTTTGGAAGAGGTGATTCGAGAGCATGCGATTCTTTTAAATCGTGCGCCCACTCTCCATCGTTTGGGTATTCAAGCTTTTGATCCGGTTTTGGTTGAGGGAAAAGCGATCCGTCTTCATCCCTTGGTCTGTTCTGCCTTTAACGCTGATTTTGATGGTGATCAGATGGCGGTTCATGTTCCCCTTTCCGTTGAAGCGCAGATTGAATGCCGAGTACTGATGATGTCCATTCACAATGTGTTGTCTCCCGCGAGTGGAAAACCAATTATGGTTCCTTCTCAGGATATGGTGTTGGGGTGTTATTACCTGACCAAAGAAAGGGCAGGAGCAAAAGGGGAGGGAAAAGTATTTTGCGGGCCTGAAGAGGTTCGGGTTGCGTATGATTCCCGAGAGGTGGAAGAGCATGCCAAGATTAAGGTTCGAATTCAAGGGGA
The DNA window shown above is from Nitrospiria bacterium and carries:
- the tuf gene encoding elongation factor Tu (EF-Tu; promotes GTP-dependent binding of aminoacyl-tRNA to the A-site of ribosomes during protein biosynthesis; when the tRNA anticodon matches the mRNA codon, GTP hydrolysis results; the inactive EF-Tu-GDP leaves the ribosome and release of GDP is promoted by elongation factor Ts; many prokaryotes have two copies of the gene encoding EF-Tu), coding for HTPFFNGYRPQFYFRTTDVTGVAKLAEGVEMVMPGDNVSLEVELITPIAMAKELRFAIREGGRTVGAGVITEVLD
- the rpmG gene encoding 50S ribosomal protein L33 — protein: MRDIITLACNDCKERNYSTMKNKRNTPDRLELKKYCNRCRKHTGHKEIK
- the secE gene encoding preprotein translocase subunit SecE, translating into MIKKFFSSIVEFLKEVKAELKKTSYPTQKETIGSTTVVLIFVVIMSVFLAVVDRVLSDLVKAVIGI
- the nusG gene encoding transcription termination/antitermination protein NusG, which produces MEKNWYVIHTYSGFEGRVKATIEEKATSLGLQDKIGQVLIPTENVVEIREGKKRFSTKKFFPGYVLVEMEFSDDTWQLIKNTPKVTGFVGGGEKPAPLSPEEIETLLKQIDTGTAVSREKVQFEKGNNVRIIDGPFLGFNGVVDEVNQDQNKVKVLVSIFGRSTPVELGFNQVESQ
- the rplK gene encoding 50S ribosomal protein L11, whose protein sequence is MAKEITGMIKLQIPAGKANPAPPVGPALGQRGVNIMDFCKAFNAKTQQQEGTIIPVVITVYSDRSFSFILKTPPASDLLKKAAGIIKGSPTPNRDKVASLSSKQVEEIARTKLPDLNAVDVEGAVKIIEGTARSMGIQITP
- the rplA gene encoding 50S ribosomal protein L1, giving the protein MSKRFEGAKLKVEKKPIDLSAALSMAKDLSSVKFNESVDLAVRLGVNPKYSDQMVRGAVVLPHGTGKKVRVLVFAKGEKEKEAQEAGADFIGSEDLVERINQGWLDFDATVSTPDLMGLVGKLGKILGPRGLMPNPKIGTVTFDVSRAVKDIRLGKVEYKVEKAGIVHAPIGKVAFEAQQLFENALAVLESIVKAKPSTSKGTYLKNITVSSTMGPAIPVDLTTLNKLLDQG
- the rplJ gene encoding 50S ribosomal protein L10; translation: MNREQKNTLVSEFNQKFLEANLAILTDYSGLTVEEFTSLRRELRPNQCEFRVVKNTLAKRALTGTPFEDAQAHLKGPVAVAFGFGDPVASTKILSKFSKTQKKLKIKFGIIEGQVLDSKGVETVASLPSREVLLGLVVNRMQSPIYGMVGVLSQLVKKFGYVLSAVKEKKEGENT
- the rplL gene encoding 50S ribosomal protein L7/L12, yielding MKNEEILKAVGEMPVMQLADLIKLFEEKFGVSAAAPVAMAGMTSAAGSPGAPAEEEKTSFDVVLTSAGDKKIQVIKVVRELTSLGLKEAKDLVEGAPKPLKTGVTKEESETLKKKVEEAGGKAEIK
- the rpoB gene encoding DNA-directed RNA polymerase subunit beta translates to MISTKSENARVRVDFSKIHTQIAIPNLIEIQKGSYEKFLQKTVAPERREDTGLQASFTSVFPISDYNDSAVLEYLDYSMGTPKYDTRECLERGMTFAVPLKIRVRLIVWEMEEKGSTKKVKDVREQEVYLGELPLMTENGTFIINGTERVVVSQLHRSPGVSFTHDKGRTHASGKVLFSARIIPYRGSWLDFEFDAKDLLYVRIDRRRKIPATILLKSFGYSTEDLLKMYYPIEEVTITKGKFFRTIDPEIHGGIKAPIDIRDKKSREIIVKEGNKITKVSLKRIKSGGMKEIPFPNGELIGRAVLNDVVDPSTGEILIERNKEITEEIIHKLLSSQVQTFSLLYIDNIHVLPVIRDTLSAEKVGSVDEAMVEIYKRLRPGETPTVETARLLFENLFFNTKRYDLSPVGRLKLNEKLKLDLPLDKRTLTPQDIVEVVRYLVNLKTGKGEIDDIDHLGNRRVRSVGELLENQFRIGLVRMERTIKERMNLLDIETALPHDLINAKPVTAVIKEFFGSSQLSQFMDQTNPLAEITHKRRLSALGPGGLTRERAGFEVRDVHPTHYGRICPIETPEGPNIGLITSLSTYARVNEFGFVESPYRKVQNERVTDEIQFLSAIEGERHTIAQANSKIDSKGKLISEVISARFGGDFITISPDKVDFMDVSPKQIVSVATALIPFLENDDANRALMGSNMQRQAVSLMRSEAPLVGTGMEDIVARDSGYAVLARRPGLVESVDATRIVVKADSTKKEKPSGEAESMPLDVYALIKFQRSNQNTCINQKPIVRVGQKVKKSEVLADGSCIDQGDLALGKNVLVAFMPWGGYNFEDAILVSERLVREDVFTSIHIEEFEIESRDTKLGKEDITRDIPNVGEDALKDLDESGIIRIGAEVKPGDILVGKVTPKGETQLTPEEKLLRAIFGEKAGDVKDASLAVPPGVEGIVVDVKIFSRKGVDKDERTKTIENEDILRLQRDHQDELRIIDEEKTIKIRKLLGGKIVAKDLVDPETGEMTLKKKKKIEEEMLAKLSDDDLKNITLSEPEEQEKIDEIERFAKEQIEILQTIYDEKVGRLKKGDELPPGVIKLVKVYVAMKRKLSVGDKMAGRHGNKGVVSRIMPEEDMPYLPDGTPVDVVLNPLGVPSRMNVGQILETHLGWAMKALGQHASSPVFDGATEKEIKDMLKKAQLPQSGQTKLFDGRTGDPFDREVTVGYMYIMKLHHLVDDKIHARSIGPYSLVTQQPLGGKAQFGGQRLGEMEVWALQAYGAASTLQEFLTVKSDDVPGRSRIYEAIVKGENFLEPGLPESFNVLIKELQSLGLDVELMKSKD